The Candidatus Bathyarchaeota archaeon genomic interval TGTAATTTCGATTGTGCTGACGTTGCTTTGTCCCTGACCCTCTAGCCGTGGCACAATGTCGGTTCCGATGGTAATATTTTTCACTTGTAGATTAGTCATGAAGCGGTGGCGTACGATTTCAGCTACATCGACGGCAGTATTAATAGCACGTCCTCGAGCTTTCAATGTAACCTCGTTAATTCCTTGCTGAAATAGGGTCATGCAGGCAAGCACATAGCTCATAGTTGGCTTTTTGCCAATGAACACCACATTATCCCGTTCAGGTTTCTCTGTCGGTTCTGTGCCTTCCAATGTTTCTCCCTCACCTCGATGTCCTAATACCATGATACCTAAGCAATATGCCGTTTTTCTATTTAACAATGATTAAAGGTTTACTCTTAAGCCACTGGCACCTTAGGCATCCTTCTTCTAAGCCTTCGCCTACGTTGCTTAAATGCTT includes:
- the albA gene encoding DNA-binding protein Alba, which codes for MVLGHRGEGETLEGTEPTEKPERDNVVFIGKKPTMSYVLACMTLFQQGINEVTLKARGRAINTAVDVAEIVRHRFMTNLQVKNITIGTDIVPRLEGQGQSNVSTIEITLAK